One genomic window of Polyangium aurulentum includes the following:
- a CDS encoding glycoside hydrolase family 16 protein: MVINYRPIRFSGAVVRALSPALVLLAAAGCYSSEESVDEEFATASEALTTQIAGVTFKTQLQSRFVGAQNNGGGAVIATATVAQAWENFTLIDKNGGSLVSGDEVFIRTGGGQYFQAENGGGGNLNAASYNQLGWETFRIVKASGTGVIVTGDVVGLQAVTNGTWVSAQNGGGGTVYAYGAALGSWEKFIIGINGPTTSGWQLVWQDEFDGPGIDFSKWSFEVQGPGWVNNELQNYTNNRWENARVENGHLVIEARRDWFNGHEYSSARLKTQGKASWTYGRFEASIKLPGGWGTWPAFWMMPENQSRGWPACGEIDIMEEVGYDQDTIHATTHSLLYNWKSSSQRTATKYVSGVTTGYHTYAIEWYPDHIDAFVDGQKYFTSPNDNTGDDAWPFNKNFHIILNLAVGGDWGGAQGVDPNIWPRQMLVDYVRVYKQ, encoded by the coding sequence ATGGTGATCAATTACAGACCGATTCGTTTCTCGGGCGCGGTGGTCCGCGCGCTTTCGCCGGCGCTCGTCCTCCTCGCGGCGGCTGGCTGCTATTCCTCGGAGGAGAGCGTCGACGAAGAATTCGCGACCGCCTCGGAGGCCCTCACGACGCAGATCGCCGGCGTCACCTTCAAAACGCAGCTCCAGAGCAGGTTCGTCGGCGCCCAGAACAACGGAGGCGGGGCGGTCATCGCGACGGCCACGGTGGCGCAGGCGTGGGAAAACTTCACGCTCATCGACAAGAACGGCGGCTCCCTCGTGAGCGGCGACGAGGTCTTCATCAGGACCGGCGGCGGCCAGTACTTCCAGGCCGAGAACGGCGGCGGCGGGAACCTGAACGCCGCGAGCTACAATCAGCTCGGCTGGGAGACGTTCCGCATCGTCAAGGCCAGCGGGACCGGCGTCATCGTGACCGGTGACGTCGTCGGCCTCCAGGCCGTCACGAACGGCACCTGGGTGTCGGCCCAGAACGGCGGCGGCGGCACCGTGTACGCTTACGGCGCTGCGCTGGGCTCGTGGGAAAAATTCATCATCGGCATCAATGGCCCCACGACGAGCGGCTGGCAGCTCGTGTGGCAGGACGAGTTCGACGGCCCCGGCATCGACTTTTCCAAGTGGTCCTTCGAGGTGCAGGGCCCGGGCTGGGTGAACAACGAGCTCCAAAACTACACCAACAACCGCTGGGAGAACGCCCGCGTGGAGAACGGCCACCTCGTCATCGAGGCGCGCCGCGACTGGTTCAACGGTCACGAATACTCGTCGGCCCGGCTCAAGACCCAGGGGAAGGCGAGCTGGACGTACGGCCGCTTCGAGGCGAGCATCAAGCTGCCCGGCGGCTGGGGGACGTGGCCTGCATTCTGGATGATGCCCGAGAACCAGAGCCGAGGGTGGCCCGCCTGCGGCGAGATCGATATCATGGAAGAGGTCGGCTACGATCAGGACACCATCCACGCGACGACCCACTCGCTGCTGTACAACTGGAAGAGCAGCTCCCAGCGGACGGCGACGAAGTACGTCAGCGGTGTGACCACGGGCTATCACACCTATGCGATCGAGTGGTACCCCGACCACATCGACGCATTCGTCGACGGCCAGAAATACTTCACGTCGCCGAACGACAACACGGGCGACGATGCATGGCCGTTCAACAAGAACTTCCACATCATCCTGAACCTCGCGGTCGGCGGCGATTGGGGCGGCGCGCAGGGCGTCGATCCCAATATCTGGCCGCGGCAGATGCTGGTCGACTACGTCCGCGTGTACAAGCAGTGA